Proteins from a single region of Flavobacterium sp. K5-23:
- the ileS gene encoding isoleucine--tRNA ligase, with translation MSTKFTEYKGLDLPTVASEVLDFWKKENIFEKSVTTREGNQPFVFFEGPPSANGLPGIHHVMARAIKDIFCRYKTQKGFQVKRKAGWDTHGLPVELGTEKELGITKEDIGKKISIEEYNEACKKTVMRYTDVWNDLTEKMGYWVDMEDPYVTYKSKYMETVWWILKQIYNKDLMYKGYTIQPYSPKAGTGLSSHEVNQPGSYRDVTDTTVVAQFKAINNTLPEVLQNFGDVHILAWTTTPWTLPSNTALTVGPKIDYVLVKTFNQYTFLPTNVLLAKNLVGKQFGKGFFESTEVSDFENFAAGDKKIPFQILAEVKGNGLVGIRYEQLLPFALPYQNPENAFRVITGDFVTTEDGTGIVHTAPTFGADDAKVAKEAIPEVPPLLVLDENEIPVPLVDLQGRFTSHMGEYAGKYVKNEYYNDGEAPERSIDVELAIRLKEENKAFKVEKYVHSYPHCWRTDKPILYYPLDSWFIKITEVRDRMFDLNETINWKPKATGEGRFGNWLKNANDWNLSRSRYWGIPLPIWRTEDKQEEILIGSVEELYNEIEKSIAAGFQKENPFKGFEIGNMAESNYDLIDLHKNVVDEITLLSPSGKPMKREADLIDVWFDSGSMPYAQWHYPFENKDKIDNNKDFPADFIAEGVDQTRGWFYTLHAIGTLVFDKVAYKNVVSNGLVLDKNGQKMSKRLGNAADPFETLLEYGPDATRWYMISNANPWDNLKFDLEGIAEVRRKFFGTLYNTYSFFSLYANIDGFKYEEAEIPLNERPEIDQWIISELNTLIKDVDSYYADYEPTKAARAISDFVQENLSNWYVRLCRRRFWRGDYGQDKIAAYQTLYTCLLTISKLSAPIAPFFMDKLYRDLTQATQSEKYESVHLAEFPKQVENFVNKSLESRMQKAQTISSLVLSLRKKEMIKVRQPLQKVMIPVLDESQRLEIEAVSDLIKAEVNVKEIQLLDDASGILVKQIKPNFKTLGPRFGKDMGLISKEIQGFSADQINQLDKEGSLELVIAGNSLTLTLEDVEITSQDIEGWLVANSNGITVALDVVISPELRKEGVARELVNRIQNIRKESGFEVTDKIKVHLQKNDILEEAVKANEAYIKSETLTEELVFEDNIIDGAEIEFDEVKTKIIITK, from the coding sequence ACTTGACTTACCAACTGTAGCATCAGAAGTACTGGATTTTTGGAAGAAAGAAAACATATTTGAGAAAAGTGTAACCACTCGTGAAGGGAACCAGCCATTCGTATTTTTCGAAGGACCTCCTTCGGCAAATGGTTTGCCAGGAATTCACCACGTAATGGCGCGTGCTATTAAAGATATTTTTTGTAGATATAAAACACAAAAAGGATTCCAAGTGAAGCGTAAAGCAGGCTGGGATACGCACGGTTTACCTGTTGAATTAGGTACCGAGAAAGAATTAGGAATTACCAAAGAAGATATTGGAAAGAAAATTTCCATTGAAGAATATAACGAAGCCTGTAAAAAAACGGTTATGCGTTACACGGATGTGTGGAACGATTTAACTGAAAAAATGGGGTATTGGGTTGATATGGAAGATCCATATGTGACTTATAAATCCAAATACATGGAAACGGTTTGGTGGATTTTGAAGCAAATCTATAATAAGGATTTGATGTACAAAGGATACACCATTCAACCTTATTCGCCAAAAGCGGGTACTGGATTAAGTTCGCATGAGGTGAACCAACCCGGAAGTTACCGTGATGTAACGGATACTACTGTTGTGGCACAATTCAAAGCTATTAACAATACATTGCCAGAAGTTTTACAAAACTTTGGGGATGTGCATATATTGGCTTGGACGACAACACCTTGGACTTTGCCTTCAAATACAGCTTTAACTGTAGGCCCTAAAATCGATTACGTTTTAGTAAAAACCTTCAATCAATATACTTTTTTGCCTACAAATGTTCTTTTAGCTAAAAACTTAGTTGGGAAACAATTTGGAAAAGGATTTTTTGAAAGTACTGAAGTTTCAGATTTTGAAAACTTTGCTGCTGGAGATAAAAAGATTCCATTTCAAATCCTCGCTGAGGTAAAAGGGAATGGTTTAGTAGGTATTCGATACGAGCAATTATTGCCATTCGCTCTACCATACCAAAATCCTGAAAATGCTTTTAGAGTAATTACAGGTGATTTTGTAACTACTGAAGACGGAACGGGAATTGTACATACTGCACCAACATTTGGTGCTGATGATGCAAAAGTGGCTAAAGAAGCCATTCCTGAAGTTCCACCATTATTAGTATTAGATGAAAACGAAATTCCGGTTCCTTTAGTGGATTTACAAGGTAGATTCACGTCTCATATGGGTGAATATGCTGGAAAATATGTTAAGAACGAATATTATAACGATGGTGAAGCACCGGAACGTTCTATTGACGTGGAGCTTGCCATTCGATTAAAAGAAGAAAATAAAGCATTCAAAGTAGAGAAATACGTACACAGTTATCCACATTGCTGGAGAACCGATAAGCCTATTTTATACTATCCTTTAGATTCATGGTTTATAAAAATCACAGAAGTTAGAGACAGAATGTTCGACTTGAACGAAACGATCAACTGGAAACCAAAAGCTACTGGAGAAGGACGTTTTGGGAATTGGTTGAAAAACGCAAACGATTGGAATCTTTCCCGTTCAAGATATTGGGGAATCCCTTTACCTATCTGGAGAACCGAGGACAAACAAGAAGAGATCTTAATAGGTTCCGTTGAAGAATTATATAACGAAATAGAAAAATCTATAGCTGCAGGTTTCCAAAAAGAAAATCCTTTTAAAGGGTTTGAAATAGGGAATATGGCGGAGTCGAATTATGATTTAATCGATTTGCATAAAAATGTAGTTGACGAAATCACTTTGCTTTCTCCATCTGGGAAACCTATGAAAAGAGAGGCTGATTTAATTGATGTTTGGTTTGATTCAGGGTCTATGCCTTATGCGCAATGGCATTATCCTTTTGAAAACAAAGACAAAATTGACAATAATAAAGATTTTCCAGCTGATTTTATAGCTGAGGGAGTGGATCAAACACGTGGATGGTTTTATACACTTCACGCTATAGGAACTTTAGTTTTTGATAAAGTAGCTTATAAAAATGTTGTTTCGAATGGTTTAGTTCTAGATAAAAACGGACAAAAAATGTCCAAACGTTTAGGGAATGCTGCAGATCCATTTGAAACATTGTTAGAATATGGTCCAGATGCCACACGCTGGTATATGATTTCGAATGCAAATCCTTGGGACAATTTGAAATTTGACCTGGAAGGAATTGCTGAGGTTCGCAGGAAATTCTTTGGTACTTTATACAATACGTATTCGTTTTTTAGCTTGTATGCCAATATCGACGGATTCAAATATGAAGAGGCTGAGATCCCATTAAATGAAAGACCTGAAATCGATCAGTGGATTATTTCGGAACTGAATACCTTAATAAAAGACGTAGATAGTTATTATGCGGATTACGAACCAACGAAAGCGGCCCGTGCAATCTCTGATTTTGTACAGGAAAACTTGAGCAACTGGTACGTACGTTTGTGTCGTCGTCGCTTCTGGAGAGGGGATTATGGGCAGGATAAAATCGCGGCTTATCAAACATTATATACCTGTTTGCTGACTATTAGCAAGCTAAGTGCTCCTATTGCCCCTTTCTTTATGGATAAACTTTACAGAGACTTAACGCAGGCAACACAATCAGAAAAGTACGAAAGTGTACATTTGGCAGAGTTCCCAAAACAAGTTGAAAACTTTGTTAATAAATCGTTAGAGAGTAGAATGCAGAAAGCGCAAACCATCTCATCGTTGGTTTTATCACTCCGTAAAAAGGAAATGATTAAAGTACGCCAACCCCTGCAAAAGGTAATGATACCGGTACTTGACGAGAGTCAAAGGCTTGAAATTGAGGCCGTTTCCGACCTTATAAAAGCGGAGGTAAACGTCAAGGAAATTCAACTTTTGGATGATGCATCTGGGATATTAGTGAAGCAAATCAAGCCTAATTTTAAAACATTAGGACCTCGTTTTGGTAAAGATATGGGGCTGATTTCCAAGGAAATACAAGGTTTTTCGGCTGATCAAATCAATCAATTGGACAAGGAAGGGAGCTTAGAGCTTGTAATTGCAGGAAATAGCTTAACTTTAACATTGGAAGATGTTGAGATTACCTCACAAGATATTGAAGGGTGGTTAGTGGCAAATTCTAATGGAATAACAGTTGCCCTTGATGTTGTCATATCACCAGAATTAAGAAAAGAAGGGGTAGCGAGAGAGTTGGTAAACAGAATTCAGAATATTAGAAAAGAATCTGGATTTGAAGTGACTGATAAAATTAAAGTGCATTTGCAAAAAAATGACATTTTAGAGGAAGCGGTAAAAGCCAATGAAGCATACATTAAATCCGAAACACTAACTGAAGAGTTGGTTTTTGAAGACAATATAATTGATGGTGCTGAAATTGAGTTTGACGAAGTAAAAACAAAAATAATAATTACTAAATAA